From Vogesella sp. XCS3, the proteins below share one genomic window:
- a CDS encoding roadblock/LC7 domain-containing protein, giving the protein MDSTLSLNGALYAGLTPAGAWYAVSTRDEGSDRQLLLQLLQHGGELALTEARLQEWSATDSPAQALAVLYRLQRLGFVSGSLTGRSEPAGSLESRLPALLAALSGEGRALLADDNGLYYATAGFRHEAAEQIAALAGDIVSLGRRHARLLNQNLGLGAQAWALIDPAGHAELSFHPLYLGRQSFVLVIGGQPRLGDNAFVAMTEALCRRYA; this is encoded by the coding sequence ATGGACAGCACGCTCAGCCTGAATGGCGCACTCTACGCCGGGCTTACCCCTGCGGGGGCCTGGTACGCGGTGAGCACGCGCGACGAAGGTAGCGACCGGCAGCTGTTGCTGCAGCTGCTGCAACACGGTGGCGAGCTGGCGCTGACCGAGGCCAGGTTGCAGGAGTGGAGTGCGACAGACAGCCCGGCGCAAGCGCTGGCCGTGCTGTACCGTTTGCAGCGCCTGGGCTTTGTCAGCGGTAGCCTGACCGGGCGCAGCGAGCCGGCCGGTAGCCTGGAAAGCCGCTTGCCGGCCTTGTTGGCCGCCTTGTCCGGCGAAGGCCGTGCGCTGCTGGCCGACGACAATGGCCTGTACTACGCCACGGCCGGTTTCCGCCACGAGGCCGCCGAGCAGATCGCCGCGCTGGCCGGTGACATCGTCAGCCTGGGCCGCCGCCACGCCCGCTTGCTGAACCAGAACCTGGGGCTGGGTGCCCAGGCCTGGGCACTGATCGACCCTGCCGGTCATGCCGAGCTGAGTTTTCACCCGCTGTATCTGGGCCGCCAGTCGTTTGTACTGGTGATTGGCGGCCAACCCCGACTGGGCGATAACGCCTTTGTTGCCATGACCGAGGCGCTGTGCCGCCGTTACGCCTGA
- a CDS encoding ATP/GTP-binding protein: MRPSDNKILFAGPVGAGKTTAIASLSDIPPVTTDATASDMTLDRKGHTTVALDYGVLMLDDDTKVHLYGTPGQERFDFMWDILSQGGIGLILLLDNTRPHPIRDLQFFLKAFDKLLQDAPLVVGITKTDLAGSPTTAHYADILETLGLRPPIFEVDARNREDIKTLVCALLYSIDPGLEG, translated from the coding sequence ATGCGACCCAGTGACAACAAAATCCTGTTTGCCGGCCCGGTAGGCGCTGGCAAGACCACGGCCATCGCCAGCCTGTCCGATATCCCGCCGGTGACCACCGACGCCACCGCCTCGGACATGACGCTGGACCGCAAAGGCCACACCACGGTAGCGCTGGATTACGGTGTGCTGATGCTGGACGACGATACCAAGGTGCACCTGTACGGCACCCCGGGGCAGGAGCGTTTCGATTTCATGTGGGACATCCTCAGCCAGGGCGGTATCGGGCTGATCCTGCTGCTGGATAACACCCGGCCGCACCCCATACGCGACCTGCAGTTTTTCCTGAAGGCTTTCGACAAACTGCTGCAGGATGCGCCGCTGGTGGTGGGCATTACCAAAACCGACCTGGCCGGCTCGCCGACCACCGCGCATTACGCCGATATTCTGGAAACGCTGGGCCTGCGCCCGCCGATTTTCGAGGTAGACGCGCGCAACCGCGAAGACATCAAGACGCTGGTGTGCGCGCTGCTGTATTCCATCGACCCGGGGCTGGAGGGCTAG
- a CDS encoding MBL fold metallo-hydrolase has protein sequence MAQVLYNDGNHKCIAFTDLVQGEGIQSNQFAIVHDGDGMLLDPGGNLTYKHLLAEMAEHFLPSHTRYIFASHQDPDIIASANGWLLITDAQIVIAQEWTRFIPHFCVKGATEGRLIPIPARGMTLPLGRTRLEIVPAHYLHTVGFFQVYDPISKILFSGDIGASLMDGISAAQPVEDFDRHLVDHHMSGFHRRYMSNNRAARLWVNMVRQMDVEWIVPQHGASYKGKDMVKRFLDWFEKLECGTDLLSEADFPPRR, from the coding sequence ATGGCACAGGTTCTCTACAACGACGGCAACCATAAATGCATCGCCTTTACCGACCTGGTACAGGGTGAGGGCATCCAGTCCAATCAGTTTGCCATTGTGCACGATGGCGACGGCATGCTGCTGGACCCGGGCGGCAACCTCACCTACAAGCACCTGCTGGCCGAGATGGCCGAGCACTTTCTGCCCTCGCATACCCGCTATATTTTCGCCTCGCACCAGGACCCGGACATCATAGCCTCGGCCAACGGCTGGCTGCTGATTACCGACGCGCAGATCGTGATTGCGCAGGAATGGACGCGCTTTATCCCGCATTTTTGCGTAAAAGGCGCCACCGAAGGGCGGCTGATCCCGATTCCGGCGCGTGGCATGACGCTGCCGCTGGGCCGCACGCGGCTGGAAATCGTCCCCGCGCACTACCTGCACACCGTGGGTTTTTTCCAGGTATACGACCCGATCAGCAAGATCCTGTTTTCCGGTGACATCGGCGCCTCGCTGATGGACGGCATAAGCGCCGCGCAGCCGGTAGAAGATTTCGACCGCCACCTGGTAGACCACCATATGTCCGGCTTCCACCGCCGTTACATGAGCAATAACCGCGCCGCCCGCCTGTGGGTGAACATGGTGCGCCAGATGGACGTGGAGTGGATCGTGCCGCAGCACGGCGCCTCGTACAAAGGCAAGGACATGGTGAAGCGCTTCCTCGACTGGTTCGAAAAGCTGGAGTGTGGCACCGACTTGCTGTCCGAAGCCGACTTCCCGCCGCGCCGCTGA
- a CDS encoding NAD(P)(+) transhydrogenase (Re/Si-specific) subunit beta produces MENVSAVLYLVAAVLFILALKGLSSPTTAIQGNRYGIIGMLIAVATTFMIMDKPVLALIVGAIVAGGAIGAYKAKTVEMTGMPELVAAMHSLVGLSAVLIAVAAIFHTGVEHTGVQKVELFIGAFIGAITFTASVVAYGKLSGRFGAKAVNFSGQHLLNLVLALAMVGFGVAYFLTDSHGAFLMMVAIALVLGVTLIIPIGGADMPVVVSMLNSYSGWAAAGIGFTLNNPVLIIAGACVGSSGAILSYIMCKAMNRSIVSVLLGGFGAEAGSGGSADSGPKNYKSGSAEDATFLMSNADSVIIVPGYGLAVSRAQHALQEFAELLHQKGVNVRYAIHPVAGRMPGHMNVLLAEAEVPYEQVQEMEEINSDFSNTDVVLVIGANDVVNPAAQKDKQSPIYGMPILEAHKARTVIVVKRSMSVGYAGLDNELFYMDKTMMVFGDAKKVVEDMLKAVSH; encoded by the coding sequence ATGGAGAACGTATCCGCAGTACTGTACCTGGTGGCAGCCGTGCTGTTCATCCTGGCACTGAAAGGCCTGTCCTCGCCTACCACGGCGATCCAGGGTAACCGCTACGGCATTATCGGCATGCTGATTGCCGTGGCCACCACCTTCATGATCATGGACAAGCCGGTGCTGGCGCTGATTGTCGGTGCCATCGTGGCTGGTGGCGCCATTGGCGCGTACAAGGCCAAAACCGTCGAGATGACCGGCATGCCCGAGCTGGTAGCCGCCATGCACTCGCTGGTGGGCTTGTCCGCGGTGCTGATCGCCGTGGCCGCCATCTTCCATACCGGTGTCGAGCACACCGGCGTGCAGAAGGTGGAGCTGTTCATCGGTGCCTTTATCGGTGCCATTACCTTCACCGCCTCGGTGGTGGCCTACGGCAAGCTGTCCGGCAGGTTTGGCGCCAAGGCCGTGAACTTCAGCGGCCAACATTTGCTGAACCTGGTGCTGGCGCTGGCCATGGTGGGCTTTGGCGTGGCGTACTTCCTTACCGATAGCCACGGCGCCTTCCTGATGATGGTGGCCATTGCGCTGGTACTGGGCGTGACGCTGATCATCCCGATCGGCGGTGCCGACATGCCGGTAGTGGTATCCATGCTGAACAGCTACTCCGGCTGGGCGGCAGCGGGTATCGGCTTTACGCTGAACAACCCGGTGCTGATCATTGCCGGCGCGTGCGTGGGCTCTTCCGGTGCCATCCTGTCCTACATCATGTGCAAGGCCATGAACCGCTCCATCGTCAGCGTGCTGCTGGGTGGTTTTGGTGCCGAAGCCGGCAGCGGTGGCAGCGCCGACAGCGGCCCGAAGAACTACAAGTCCGGTTCGGCCGAAGACGCCACCTTCCTGATGAGCAACGCCGACAGCGTGATCATCGTGCCGGGTTACGGTCTGGCCGTGTCGCGCGCCCAGCACGCCCTGCAAGAGTTTGCCGAGCTGCTGCACCAGAAGGGCGTCAACGTGCGCTACGCCATCCACCCGGTGGCGGGCCGTATGCCAGGCCACATGAACGTGCTGCTGGCCGAAGCCGAAGTGCCGTACGAGCAGGTGCAGGAGATGGAAGAGATCAACTCCGACTTCTCCAACACCGACGTGGTACTGGTGATTGGCGCCAACGACGTGGTGAACCCGGCCGCGCAGAAAGACAAGCAAAGCCCGATCTACGGCATGCCGATTCTGGAAGCGCACAAGGCGCGTACCGTCATCGTGGTGAAGCGCTCGATGAGCGTGGGCTACGCCGGCCTCGACAACGAGCTGTTCTACATGGACAAGACCATGATGGTGTTTGGCGACGCCAAGAAAGTAGTAGAAGACATGCTGAAGGCGGTGTCGCACTAA
- a CDS encoding proton-translocating transhydrogenase family protein, translating into MVDPFISSFTIFVLAVFVGYHVVWNVTPALHTPLMAVTNAISGIIIVGAMLQVVDINGSQITVTSVLGTIGIFLASINIFGGFMVTQRMLDMFKKKKKQGA; encoded by the coding sequence ATGGTTGACCCGTTTATCTCCAGCTTCACCATCTTCGTTCTGGCCGTGTTCGTGGGCTACCACGTGGTGTGGAACGTTACCCCGGCCCTGCATACCCCGCTGATGGCGGTAACCAATGCCATTTCCGGCATCATCATCGTGGGCGCCATGCTGCAGGTGGTGGACATCAATGGCAGCCAGATCACCGTGACATCGGTGCTGGGCACCATCGGTATCTTCCTGGCCAGTATCAACATCTTCGGTGGCTTCATGGTCACCCAGCGCATGCTCGACATGTTCAAGAAGAAGAAAAAACAGGGGGCATAA
- a CDS encoding Re/Si-specific NAD(P)(+) transhydrogenase subunit alpha encodes MQIAIPAERLAGESRVAATPETVKKLVAMGHAVVVEAGAGNMAAVPDAAYAEAGATLAASRAAVLAQGDIVLTVRPLPEDAIAELKEGAVLIGQLAPFQNTTFPQLAARKVSAFAMELLPRTTRAQSMDVLSSQNNIAGYRAVLLATHYYPRFMPMLMTAAGTVKPARVLIMGVGVAGLQAIATAKRLGAVVEATDVRPSTKEQVESLGGKFIEVPMSEEEKKANDGVYAKEMSDDYKRRQAELVAKHARQADIIITTALIPGKKAPTLISRDIVAAMKPGSVIIDIAAEAGGNCELTVPGEVHRTDNGVTVVGLYNLPGQLAADASSLYAKNLLTFLSLMLSKEGFTLNLEDDLLAATLVTHDGQVRFPAAN; translated from the coding sequence ATGCAAATCGCTATTCCAGCCGAAAGGCTGGCAGGTGAAAGCCGCGTGGCCGCGACACCGGAAACGGTTAAAAAGCTCGTCGCCATGGGTCATGCCGTGGTGGTAGAGGCGGGGGCGGGCAATATGGCCGCCGTGCCGGATGCGGCGTATGCCGAAGCCGGTGCCACCCTGGCCGCGTCGCGCGCCGCCGTACTGGCGCAGGGCGACATTGTGCTGACCGTGCGCCCGCTGCCGGAAGACGCCATTGCCGAGCTGAAAGAGGGCGCGGTGCTGATCGGCCAGCTGGCCCCGTTCCAGAACACCACCTTCCCGCAGCTGGCTGCGCGCAAGGTGTCGGCTTTTGCCATGGAACTGCTGCCGCGTACCACGCGGGCGCAGAGCATGGACGTGCTGTCCAGCCAGAACAACATTGCCGGCTACCGTGCGGTGCTGCTGGCGACGCACTACTACCCGCGCTTCATGCCCATGCTGATGACCGCCGCCGGTACCGTGAAGCCGGCCCGTGTGCTGATCATGGGGGTGGGGGTAGCCGGTTTGCAGGCTATTGCCACGGCCAAGCGCCTGGGGGCGGTGGTAGAGGCAACCGACGTGCGCCCGTCTACCAAAGAACAGGTGGAAAGCCTGGGTGGCAAGTTCATTGAAGTACCGATGAGCGAGGAAGAGAAGAAAGCCAACGACGGTGTGTACGCCAAGGAAATGTCGGACGACTACAAGCGTCGTCAGGCCGAGCTGGTGGCCAAGCACGCGCGCCAGGCCGACATCATCATCACCACCGCGCTGATTCCGGGCAAGAAGGCGCCGACGCTGATCAGCCGCGATATCGTGGCCGCCATGAAGCCGGGCAGCGTGATCATCGATATCGCAGCCGAAGCGGGCGGCAACTGTGAGCTGACCGTGCCGGGCGAAGTGCACCGCACCGATAACGGCGTGACCGTGGTGGGCCTGTACAACCTGCCGGGCCAGCTGGCGGCCGATGCCTCCAGCCTGTACGCCAAAAACCTGCTCACCTTCCTGTCGCTGATGCTCAGCAAGGAAGGCTTCACCCTTAATCTGGAAGACGACCTGCTGGCGGCCACCCTGGTGACGCACGACGGCCAGGTGCGCTTTCCTGCGGCCAACTAG
- the ugpQ gene encoding glycerophosphodiester phosphodiesterase, with the protein MHWPYPLGFAHRLGGALAPENTLAGLLLAHRLGVSGVECDVQLSADGKAVIVHDHALERTTTGSGDVAGQTIAQLQTLDAGRYHHLAFAGEPLPTLAALASKSRKLGMAVNLELKPAREPAAMARVCMAEIQALWQGAALPPLLSSFDTAALAAAQLAAPQLPRALLLETLSEDSVAQARALGCSAIHVHYRALDEASVQALHQAGLAVMAWTVNQLEDMQRLRHWGVNMLCTDRPDRLDPSWL; encoded by the coding sequence ATGCACTGGCCATATCCACTAGGCTTTGCCCACCGCCTGGGGGGCGCGCTGGCACCGGAAAACACACTGGCGGGGCTGCTGCTGGCGCACCGGCTGGGTGTCAGCGGGGTGGAATGTGATGTACAGCTCAGCGCCGATGGCAAGGCCGTGATCGTGCACGACCACGCCCTGGAGCGCACCACCACCGGCAGTGGCGATGTGGCGGGGCAAACCATCGCCCAGCTGCAAACGCTGGATGCCGGGCGTTACCACCACCTGGCCTTTGCCGGCGAGCCCTTGCCCACCCTGGCAGCCTTGGCCAGCAAAAGCCGCAAGCTGGGCATGGCGGTCAACCTGGAGCTGAAACCAGCACGCGAGCCCGCCGCCATGGCACGCGTCTGCATGGCCGAAATCCAGGCCCTATGGCAAGGCGCGGCGCTGCCGCCGCTGCTATCGTCGTTCGATACGGCCGCGCTCGCCGCCGCACAGTTGGCCGCACCGCAGCTACCCCGTGCCCTGCTGCTGGAAACCCTATCAGAAGACAGCGTAGCGCAGGCCCGGGCACTGGGTTGTAGCGCCATACACGTGCATTACCGGGCGCTGGACGAAGCCAGTGTGCAGGCCCTGCACCAGGCCGGGTTGGCGGTGATGGCGTGGACGGTGAACCAGCTGGAAGACATGCAAAGGCTGCGCCACTGGGGGGTGAACATGCTGTGCACCGACCGGCCAGACCGGCTGGACCCCAGCTGGCTATAA
- a CDS encoding ABC transporter substrate-binding protein, which produces MKLRYRLLALMLAAACAMPVQAAQPGVLNIAFSVMPPWKTIDANGEAQGPYAHILRLLAEQLDATPHFIECSLSRCLQLMQRGEADVALGMAATPERVAYIDFISPGLEEDSRIAFFMRSNDRRPLARYEDLAGLRVGVTHERRYFARFDSDTSLQKDVALHTAESMRKLVAGRVDVVIAPVLHGRSVLAAESLAQRVRQMPLQAKSYGGFIAFSRLSPWGPYRANVAMAIMRMRAIGQLDPTRQMSRSRRCERATPGWRTPGCAYDAGALRP; this is translated from the coding sequence GTGAAGCTGCGCTACCGATTACTGGCCCTGATGTTGGCCGCAGCCTGTGCCATGCCCGTGCAGGCAGCGCAGCCTGGCGTGCTGAATATTGCCTTTAGCGTGATGCCGCCCTGGAAAACGATCGATGCCAATGGCGAGGCGCAGGGACCCTACGCGCACATCTTGCGGCTGCTGGCCGAGCAGCTGGACGCCACACCGCATTTCATCGAGTGTTCGCTGAGCCGCTGCCTGCAGCTGATGCAAAGGGGAGAGGCCGACGTGGCGCTGGGCATGGCAGCTACGCCGGAGCGGGTGGCGTATATCGACTTTATCTCGCCGGGGCTGGAAGAGGATTCGCGCATTGCCTTTTTCATGCGCAGCAACGACCGTCGCCCGCTGGCACGCTACGAAGACCTGGCTGGCTTGCGCGTGGGGGTGACGCACGAGCGGCGCTATTTTGCCCGTTTCGACAGCGATACCTCGCTGCAAAAGGACGTGGCGCTGCACACGGCCGAGTCCATGCGCAAGCTGGTGGCCGGGCGGGTAGATGTGGTGATTGCGCCGGTGTTGCACGGCCGTAGCGTGCTGGCGGCCGAGTCACTGGCGCAGCGCGTGCGACAGATGCCTTTGCAGGCCAAATCCTACGGTGGATTTATTGCTTTTTCCCGGCTGTCGCCATGGGGGCCTTACCGTGCGAATGTGGCCATGGCGATTATGCGTATGCGCGCCATCGGCCAGCTGGACCCTACCCGGCAGATGTCGCGTAGCCGCCGTTGCGAGCGCGCCACGCCAGGCTGGCGTACCCCGGGCTGTGCCTACGATGCCGGGGCCTTGCGGCCATAG
- a CDS encoding substrate-binding periplasmic protein — protein MDIIRELARRSQLVLEIEQVPLKRVLAMMETGSADITIGVKGGPDRDAYLAFLDPPFAPSSRTVVLQRSNDPRVLQRYEDLLPLRVGVVEGVHYFPQFDADNRIRRDAAPTIDMALRKLQAKRFDVLLINALQVQGELRESRYRGLYRQARVSFEFGEPRRIAISRRSVVAQQLKGVLSQQLAGMVKDGTIRRLLAKADAEMAIRPLP, from the coding sequence GTGGATATCATTCGTGAGCTGGCCCGCCGTAGCCAGCTGGTGCTGGAAATCGAACAGGTGCCGCTCAAACGCGTCCTGGCCATGATGGAAACCGGCAGCGCCGATATCACCATCGGGGTGAAGGGCGGCCCGGATCGTGATGCTTACCTGGCGTTTCTCGACCCGCCATTTGCCCCCAGCAGCCGTACCGTGGTCTTGCAGCGCAGTAACGACCCGCGTGTGCTGCAGCGCTATGAAGATCTGCTGCCCCTGCGCGTGGGGGTGGTCGAGGGGGTGCACTACTTTCCGCAGTTTGACGCCGATAACCGTATCCGCCGCGATGCAGCCCCCACAATAGACATGGCGCTGCGCAAACTGCAGGCCAAGCGTTTTGATGTGCTGCTGATCAATGCCTTGCAAGTGCAGGGCGAGCTGCGCGAGTCGCGCTATCGCGGGCTGTACCGTCAGGCCCGTGTGTCATTCGAGTTTGGCGAGCCACGTCGCATCGCTATCTCTCGCCGTTCTGTAGTGGCACAGCAGCTGAAAGGTGTGCTGTCGCAGCAGTTGGCCGGCATGGTGAAGGACGGCACGATCCGCCGCTTGCTGGCCAAGGCCGACGCCGAGATGGCGATAAGGCCGTTACCGTGA
- a CDS encoding sulfatase-like hydrolase/transferase, giving the protein MLLLDDVIQQQFTGANQAEFELRYVAVLWLFALGMTLLGRRWLVWPLLALLAAMQLVQLGNISFAGEPLAPAELVSLFGQPGEVWQSARHHWQDHWPVWLAVGLPYGLLAWLLGRLPPPALGWRVLGVVLVLAVLLAKPYRATYRDMDAFMPGPTRSSLHNSLNAFAYYAVRLAGRDQAALPLPPPQPYQLQPLPSQAKHVWVVVVDSLRGSRLGVLGYPRATTPQLAATPGLLARPGIASGVATAVSLPSFVNLVSHPGQHHLLRRQPYNLFRLARQQGFHTLWLSSQESRLLANLGSTFMDVRISREDHPLLFSQHHDHALPQLLAQQTLGDRSFVMLNLRSAHSPYQDNYRHRGDRFERWPTDDALLYATRKSNAYDNAVLYADDVLGEIIRQFEALSGERYLLITGDHGQLLGEGGRWGHNDLQPEVADVPMLLLARQAAAGSVDALATQSHISHYEAAVWLAARLGYRVDNPQWREGEHYLLGKLLWQDNPLRPLREQGGQLQFAQPVLLSDWLYRQVSDAVSQDFK; this is encoded by the coding sequence TTGTTGCTACTGGATGACGTGATCCAGCAGCAGTTCACGGGGGCGAACCAGGCCGAGTTCGAGCTGCGCTACGTGGCCGTGCTGTGGCTGTTTGCCCTGGGTATGACCCTGTTGGGTCGCCGCTGGCTGGTTTGGCCGCTGCTGGCGCTGTTGGCCGCCATGCAACTGGTACAGCTGGGCAATATTTCGTTTGCCGGCGAGCCACTGGCGCCGGCAGAGCTGGTCAGCCTGTTTGGCCAGCCCGGCGAGGTGTGGCAGAGCGCCCGCCACCATTGGCAAGACCACTGGCCGGTATGGCTGGCTGTAGGCCTGCCGTACGGGCTGCTGGCCTGGCTACTGGGGCGCTTGCCGCCGCCAGCGCTGGGCTGGCGTGTGCTAGGCGTGGTGCTGGTGCTGGCGGTGTTGCTGGCCAAACCCTACCGCGCCACCTACCGCGACATGGACGCCTTCATGCCCGGGCCGACACGCAGCAGCCTGCACAACAGCCTGAACGCTTTTGCCTATTACGCCGTACGCTTGGCCGGGCGCGACCAGGCCGCGTTACCGTTGCCGCCGCCGCAACCGTACCAGTTGCAGCCGCTGCCCAGCCAGGCGAAGCACGTATGGGTGGTGGTGGTGGATTCGCTGCGTGGCAGCCGGCTTGGGGTGCTGGGCTACCCGCGCGCTACCACGCCGCAGCTGGCGGCCACGCCCGGCCTGCTGGCGCGGCCGGGTATTGCGTCCGGCGTAGCAACGGCGGTGTCTTTGCCCAGCTTTGTGAACCTGGTGAGCCACCCGGGGCAGCACCATCTGTTACGCCGGCAGCCGTACAATCTGTTTCGTCTGGCGCGCCAGCAGGGTTTTCATACTTTGTGGCTGTCTTCTCAGGAGTCCAGGTTGCTGGCTAATCTGGGCAGCACGTTTATGGATGTGCGCATCAGCCGTGAAGATCACCCGCTGTTGTTTAGCCAGCATCACGACCACGCTTTACCGCAGCTATTGGCCCAGCAAACGCTGGGCGACCGCAGTTTTGTGATGCTGAACCTGCGCAGCGCACACAGCCCGTATCAGGACAACTACCGCCACCGTGGCGATCGCTTTGAGCGCTGGCCTACCGACGATGCCTTGCTTTACGCCACCCGCAAGTCCAATGCCTACGATAACGCCGTGCTGTATGCCGACGATGTGCTGGGCGAGATCATCCGCCAGTTCGAGGCTTTGTCCGGCGAGCGCTATCTGCTGATTACTGGCGACCACGGCCAGCTTTTGGGAGAGGGCGGGCGTTGGGGGCACAACGACTTGCAGCCAGAGGTGGCCGACGTGCCTATGTTGTTGCTGGCACGACAGGCTGCGGCCGGTAGCGTAGATGCCCTGGCAACGCAGTCCCACATTAGCCATTACGAAGCTGCCGTATGGTTGGCCGCCCGGCTGGGCTACCGGGTGGACAACCCGCAGTGGCGTGAAGGAGAGCATTACTTATTGGGTAAGCTATTGTGGCAAGACAACCCGCTGCGCCCGCTACGCGAGCAGGGTGGCCAGCTGCAGTTTGCGCAACCGGTGCTGCTAAGCGATTGGCTGTATCGCCAAGTATCCGATGCAGTATCACAAGATTTTAAATGA
- the mnmE gene encoding tRNA uridine-5-carboxymethylaminomethyl(34) synthesis GTPase MnmE: MSLSYTPSTICAIATAPGRGGVGVVRVSGRDLLPFAQAISGGKTPKPRYATYTDFYDADGSAIDNGLLLYFPGPNSFTGEDVIELQGHGGPVVMKMLVSRCLQLGARLAEPGEFTKRAFLNDKLDLAQAESVADLIDAASESAAKSALKSLKGAFSHEIHTLVDELINLRMLVEATLDFPEEDIDFLEKADAVGRLRRLRGQLQKVQATAKQGALLREGMHVVLVGQPNVGKSSLMNALAGDDIAIVTDIAGTTRDTVREEIVIDGVPVHIIDTAGLRDTNDVVEKIGIERTWQAVERADVVLVLADSRDGLVPEVHAILAKLPPRLPRVHVFNKVDLSGGQVGRSEQDGHPVVHLSARTHAGVDDLRALLLEMIGYSGDSEGVFLARERHLDAIARAADHLGLAEADWQMVEIFAEELRMAQNSLSEITGKFTPDDLLGVIFSRFCIGK; the protein is encoded by the coding sequence ATGAGCCTCAGCTACACCCCCAGCACCATCTGCGCTATTGCCACTGCCCCCGGCCGTGGCGGCGTGGGGGTGGTGCGCGTCTCCGGCCGCGACCTGTTGCCCTTTGCCCAGGCCATCAGTGGCGGTAAAACGCCCAAGCCGCGCTACGCCACCTACACCGATTTTTACGATGCCGATGGCAGCGCCATCGACAATGGCCTGCTGTTGTACTTCCCCGGCCCTAATAGCTTTACCGGCGAAGACGTGATCGAGCTGCAGGGCCACGGTGGCCCGGTGGTGATGAAGATGCTGGTGAGCCGCTGCCTGCAGCTGGGCGCGCGCCTGGCCGAGCCGGGCGAGTTCACCAAGCGCGCCTTCCTGAACGACAAGCTGGACCTGGCGCAGGCCGAGAGCGTGGCAGACCTGATCGACGCCGCCAGCGAAAGCGCGGCCAAGAGCGCGCTCAAATCGCTGAAGGGCGCGTTCTCGCACGAGATTCATACCCTGGTGGACGAGCTGATCAACCTGCGCATGCTGGTGGAAGCCACGCTGGACTTCCCGGAAGAAGACATCGATTTTCTGGAAAAGGCCGACGCGGTAGGGCGCCTGCGCCGCCTGCGCGGCCAACTGCAAAAAGTGCAGGCCACCGCCAAGCAGGGCGCGCTGCTGCGCGAGGGCATGCACGTGGTGCTGGTAGGCCAGCCTAACGTGGGCAAATCCAGCCTGATGAACGCGCTGGCTGGCGACGACATCGCCATCGTCACCGACATTGCCGGCACCACCCGCGACACCGTGCGCGAGGAAATCGTGATCGACGGCGTGCCGGTGCACATCATCGATACCGCCGGCCTGCGTGATACCAACGACGTGGTGGAAAAGATCGGCATCGAGCGCACCTGGCAGGCGGTGGAGCGCGCCGACGTGGTGCTGGTGCTGGCCGATAGCCGCGATGGCCTGGTGCCCGAGGTGCACGCCATTCTGGCCAAGCTGCCACCGCGCTTGCCGCGCGTACACGTGTTCAACAAGGTAGACCTGTCCGGCGGCCAGGTTGGCCGCAGCGAGCAAGACGGCCACCCGGTAGTGCACCTGTCAGCGCGTACCCACGCTGGCGTAGACGACCTGCGCGCGCTGCTGCTGGAAATGATCGGCTACAGCGGCGACAGCGAAGGCGTGTTCCTGGCGCGCGAACGCCACCTGGACGCCATCGCCCGCGCCGCCGACCACCTGGGCCTGGCCGAGGCCGATTGGCAGATGGTGGAAATCTTTGCCGAAGAGCTGCGCATGGCGCAGAACAGCCTGTCGGAAATTACCGGCAAGTTCACCCCGGACGACCTGCTAGGCGTGATTTTCAGCCGTTTCTGCATCGGTAAGTAA